One window of Coffea eugenioides isolate CCC68of unplaced genomic scaffold, Ceug_1.0 ScVebR1_2233;HRSCAF=3223, whole genome shotgun sequence genomic DNA carries:
- the LOC113756372 gene encoding phytochrome C-like has protein sequence MSSRSTTNKTNCSRSSSARSRHGARVVAQTPIDTKLHVDFEESERQFDYSSSVNVSSSTSNVPSSTVSAYLQKMQRGSLIQPFGCMIAVDEEKFTVLAYTENAPEMLDLAPHAVPSIEQKEALTFGTD, from the coding sequence ATTGTTCTAGGAGTAGCTCTGCTAGGTCAAGACATGGTGCTAGAGTGGTTGCTCAGACCCCAATTGATACTAAACTCCACGTGGACTTTGAAGAGTCTGAAAGACAATTCGATTATTCTAGCTCAGTTAATGTTTCCAGCTCCACCAGCAATGTCCCTTCTTCAACTGTATCAGCTTATCTGCAGAAGATGCAGAGAGGAAGCCTTATTCAACCTTTTGGCTGTATGATTGCTGTCGATGAGGAGAAGTTTACTGTCTTGGCATATACTGAAAATGCTCCAGAAATGCTGGACTTGGCACCACATGCAGTTCCAAGCATTGAACAAAAAGAAGCTCTGACTTTCGGTACCGAT